The sequence CCATCTGGACCATCATGGCGCCGATCGGGGCGAGGATCGCCATGACGATGAGCTCGAGCCCGCCGCCGCCCCCCTCGCGGTCGTCGCGCCCGCCGCCGAAGAAGGCGGCGAAGCGGGCCATGTTGGCCAGCATCATGATCGCCCCGGCGAGCGTCGCCGCCACGGTGCCGATCAGGATGTCCCGGTTGCGGACGTGCGCCATCTCGTGCGCGAGCACCCCTTCGAGCTCCTCCGGCGAAAGGATGCGCAGGATCCCCTCGGTGACCGCCACGGCCGCATGCTCCGGGTTGCGCCCGGTGGCGAACGCGTTGGGGGACTCCTCGGGGATGATGTAGACCTTCGGCATCGGGACGCCGGCCGCGAGCGAAAGCCGCCGGACCATGCCGTGGAGCTGCGGCGACTCCGCCTCGGTGACCTCCCGCGCCGAGTACATCCGCAGGACGATCTTGTCGGAGAACCAGTACGATCCCACGTTCATCAGGATGGCCAGCCCGAAGGCGAACATCATCCCGGACTCGCCGCCGATGGACCGGCCCACGAGGACGAACAGGACCGTCAGGACCGCGAGAAGGAACGTCGTTTTCAGCGTGTTTCCCATTCTTGCCTCTCCTCCCCTACCCACGTATTGATTCCATTATAGACGTTTCAGTTCCATTGGCCCCGGAGATCCGGGTCCTCGTGCTTCGCCATCCGGTCGACCAGCTCCAGGAACTCCGCCGAGCGGTCCTTCGGAACGGCGACGTGGAGGATCACGAACTGGTCGCCCCGCTCTACCGTTCCGGGGGTCGGAACCCCCTTGCCTTTCAGCCGCAGCTTCCGGCCGCTGGAGCTGCCGGCCGGAACGGTCACCGTGACGGGCCCGTCGACGGTCGGGACCTCGATCTTCGCGCCCTTGACCGCCTCCGAGAAGCGGATCGGCACGTCGAGGAGGATGTCGTTCCCCTCCCTGCGGAAGTGCGGGTGGGACAGCATCCTCAGCCGGACCAGGAGGTCGCCGCTTTCCCCCGGGGCCGCCCGCTCCTCCCCCTTGGCCGGAACCCGGATCGTCGCGCCGTCCCTCGCCCCGGCGGGAATCTTGATCCGGACCCGCTCCTCGGCCTCGGTCACGCCGCGCCCGAAGCAGACCGGGCAGCCGCGGCGTCCCGCCTTTCCCGTCCCGGCGCAGCCGGAGCAGACGCGCGCCCGCGGGTAGCGGATTTCGCGGACCGCGCCGCGGACCATGTCGAGGAAATCGACGGACACGTCGACCTGGACGTCGTTCCCGCGCCCGGAATGGGAGAACCCCTCTTCCCCGTTCCGGAAGAGGGAGCCGAAGATCCCGCCGAGGTCGAACGACTCGCCCCCGAATCCGCCGGGGGGTTGGGCGCCGCCCCGGAACGGTCCGCCCCGGAACGACCCGCCGCCGAACGGGCCGCCGCCGAACGGGCCGCCGGTGAACGCGCCGCGGCGGACCGCGTCGTACTCCTCCCGCTTCTTCCGGTCGGAGAGGACCTCGTGCGCCTCGTTGGCCTCCTTGAACCGGGCCTCGGCCGCCTTGTTGCCGGGGTTCACGTCCGGGTGGTGCTTCTTCGCCAGCCGGCGGAACGCCTTCCGGATCTCCTCCGTGGAGGCGCCCTCCGGGACGCCGAGAATCTCGTAGTAGTTCTTCCCCGGGTCCATCGGTCCCCCGCCCGGCGACCGGGTGCGGCCCTTCCGGGGACGCATCCCCGGAAGGGCCGCCGGTCGACGTGCATTACTTCACGGCCACAGTGATCTGCTTGGGCTTCGCCTGCTCCCGCTTCGGCAGGGTGAGCTCCAGTACCCCGTC comes from Deltaproteobacteria bacterium and encodes:
- the htpX gene encoding zinc metalloprotease HtpX yields the protein MGNTLKTTFLLAVLTVLFVLVGRSIGGESGMMFAFGLAILMNVGSYWFSDKIVLRMYSAREVTEAESPQLHGMVRRLSLAAGVPMPKVYIIPEESPNAFATGRNPEHAAVAVTEGILRILSPEELEGVLAHEMAHVRNRDILIGTVAATLAGAIMMLANMARFAAFFGGGRDDREGGGGGLELIVMAILAPIGAMMVQMAVSRSREYLADETGARFCGKPEALARALGKISGWSRQVPMHASPATAHMFILSPLTGGGLMSLFSTHPPVEKRVERLMAMRGMSTT
- a CDS encoding J domain-containing protein, whose amino-acid sequence is MDPGKNYYEILGVPEGASTEEIRKAFRRLAKKHHPDVNPGNKAAEARFKEANEAHEVLSDRKKREEYDAVRRGAFTGGPFGGGPFGGGSFRGGPFRGGAQPPGGFGGESFDLGGIFGSLFRNGEEGFSHSGRGNDVQVDVSVDFLDMVRGAVREIRYPRARVCSGCAGTGKAGRRGCPVCFGRGVTEAEERVRIKIPAGARDGATIRVPAKGEERAAPGESGDLLVRLRMLSHPHFRREGNDILLDVPIRFSEAVKGAKIEVPTVDGPVTVTVPAGSSSGRKLRLKGKGVPTPGTVERGDQFVILHVAVPKDRSAEFLELVDRMAKHEDPDLRGQWN